The window GACGAGCGCGGCCGGGATGTCCGACTCCTGGAGCAGGTCGAGGAGTTCGAGGGCGCCGGGGAGCGGGGTCGCCTCGCGCTGGACGGCTGTCAGAAAGCGGGCCTCCAGGTCCGCGGCGAGTGCGTTCGGATCGCCGCCGGTCAGGGGCTGGAGGTGGGCGGCGGCCTCGGCGGCCGAGCGGCCCAGGACGTCGAACAGGTCGTCGGTGCCGATCCGGGGCGCGGTCTCACGGACCGTGCGCAGCCACAGGGACTCGGTGTCGACGAGCGTGCCGTCCATGTCGAGGAGCACGGCGTGCGGGGCGGCGGCGAAGGGTCGGCCGTCGAGGGTCCAGTGCCGGTCGGGATGGCGGCCGAGGGCGGCGAACGCCTGGGCCGCGACGTCGGCGTGGCGCAGGGGACGCGGCGCCGAGCCGCCGATACCCGGGCCGGCCGCAGCCAGCCATGCGGTGCGCTCCTCGGGCGTACGGCCGCCGTGGCCGCCCGCGTCGACGTGGCCGTGGTCGGTGACGACGAGGAAGGTCCAGTGTTCGTCGGCATACGTGGTCCGGGAGCGCACGGCGGTGAGCAGTTGGCCGAGGCGGGCGTCGGCACGGCGGATCGCGTGCTCGTACGCCTCGCCGCAGCCCAGGACGTGCGCGGTCTCGTCGGGTGCGCCGAGATAGACGAAGGACGCCACCGTTTCGTCGGCGGCGTCGGCCAGGATGCGGGCGGCCGCGTCGGTGATCTGCTCGTCGCAGTGTTCCCAGGCTTCGGGGGTGTCGGCCGTCGGGGAGACGTACGCGGTCCTGGACGGGGCGCGGAAGAGGGGGCCGCCGCCGTGTGCCTGCATCAGGGGCCGCCAGCCGGCGGCGACGAAGGTGCGACGGCCGTCCTCCGCGAGGCGGGTGGCGAAGTCGGGGAAGACGTCGAGGCGGTGGCCGGTGAAGTCGTTGCTCCACACACCGTGCTGGGCGACCGTCACACCGGTGACGACGGTCGCCCAGCAGGGGCCCGACATGGTGGGCGTGTCGGCGTCCACCTCGACCGGGGTGAGGAAGCCTTCGGCGGCCAGGGCGTCGAGGTGGGGGGTGGGCAGGCGGTTCAGTACGTCCAGGCGTACGCCGTCGATGCCGACGACGAGGACGCGGTGGGTGCTGGTCTGCACGGAAGTTCCCTTCTTTGACTGCTCGTTGGCGATCGCCGTCTGGTCGGTCATGCGGAGCGGGTCAGCTCCTCCGGCGCGACCTCGTACGCGAAGGGCAGACCCTGGGCGTAGCGCGCGACCTCGTCGACCGCACAGTCGGTCATGCGGCCGAGTTCATTGCCGAGGGAGCCGGCGATGTGCGGGGTGAGGAGCACGTTGGGAAGGGAGTACAGCGGCGAGTCCGCCGGCGGCACCTCGGGTTCGGTGACGTCGAGGACGGCGTGGATGCGGCCGGTGACCAGGTGCGCGGTGAGGGCGTCGGTGTCGACGAGGCTGCCGCGGGCGGTGTTGACGAGGGTGGCGCCGTCCTTCAGGAGGGCGATGCGGCGTGCGTCGAACATGTGGTGTGTCTCGGGGAGTTGGGGCGCGTGGATGGAGACCACGTCGCTGCGCCGGACGAGTTCGTCGAGGCCGACGTGTGCTGCGCCGAGGGCGCGCACCCGCTCGGGGTCGAGATAGGGGTCGTGGAGGAGGATGTCGAGGTCGAGCGGGCGCAGCAGGTCGATGACGCGGCGGCCGATGCGGGAGGCGCCGACGATGCCGACGGTGCGGTGGTAGTTGCCGTAACGGCTGTAGTGCGGCAGCAGGTCGGGGCGGGTTCGTTCGGTGGCGTAGGCGCGGGCGGCGTCGAGGACGCGTTTGTTCGCGAACAGGATGGCGGCGAGGGTGAACTCGGCGACGGGCAGGGCGTTGGCGGCGGCCGCGGAGGAGACGGTGATGCCGCGGCGCCAGACGGCGTCGGTGATGTGGTGCTTGACGGAGCCTGCCGCGTGGACGACCGCGCGCAGCCGGGGCATCCGGTGCAGCGCGTCCTCGGTGAGCAGGGGTGCGCCCCAGTGGGTGAACAGGACTTCTGCGCGGGCGAGTTGGTAAGGGTCTGCGCTGGTGAGGTCGGTGACGGTGGTGAGGTCGGTGACGGTGGTCGTGATGTCGACGAGGGCGACCCGGTGGAGGCGGTCGAGGGCCTTCTCCGCGAGCAGTTGGCGGTGGATCTCGGCGCCCATGGCGAGGACCGTGTGCGGTCGGGGCGTGGTGTTCAGCAGGGTGCCTTCCGGTACGGGCGTCGGGGGTGGCGTCGTCATTTCACCGCGCCCGCGGTCAGGCCGGAGCGCCAGAAGCGCTGCAGGCAGACGAAGGCGACGATCAGCGGGGTGACGGAGACGAGCGAGCCCGTGATCACGAGCGAGTAGAACTCGGGCTGTTGCTGGGTGACGCTGTTCCACATGAACAGGCCCAGGTTGACGGGGTAGAGCTGCTCGTCGTTGAGCATGACGAGGGCGCCGAAGAAGTTGTTCCAGCTCGCGGTGAAGGAGAACAGGAAGATCGTCATGAAGCCCGGCGCCAGCATGGGCAGGGAGATACGGGCGAAGGTGCGCAGTTCGCCGGCACCGTCGACGCGGGCCGCTTCGAGGACCTCGTTCGGGACGTGGCCCTCGGAGAAGACGCGGGCCAGGTAGACGCCGAAGGGGTTGACCAGGGCGGGCAGGAGGAGCGCCCAGTAGGTGTTGACGATGTCGGCCTTGGTGGCGAGCAGGTACATCGGCAGCTGGATGACGGTGGTGGGGACGAGGACGCCGCCGAGGACCAGGCCGAACAGCTTCTCCTTGCCTTTGAAGTCGTACTTGTCGAAGGCGTAGCCGGTGGCGACGCAGATGAGCGTGGAGGCGGCGGAGCCGACGACGGAGTAGAGGACGCTGTTGCCGAACCAGCGCAGGTAGATGCCGTCGTTGAAGGTGAGGACGTGGCGCAGGTTGGCGAGGAGGTTGAAGTCGCCGAAGGCGAAGCCAGGGGTGGCGAAGAGGTCGCGGTGGTTCTTGGTGGCGGCGAAGAGCAGCCAGGTGACGGGCAGGAGTGTGTAGCCGGCGGCGATGATCAGCAGGCCGTTGACGACTGCCTTGGAGAGCAGGGCGTTCGGGGTGGTGCGGTGGTGGGCGGTCGTGGTGGGCCTGGGGGTGGCGGGCGGCTTGGTGGCGGGTGCGGTGTCGTGGGTGAGGGCGCTCATGACGTGGCCGCCTTCCACCGGTTGCCGAGCCGGGTGACGAGGTAGGAGAGGACGACGCCGAGGGCGGCCAGCATCAGGGACGCGGCGGCGGCCAGGCCGTAGTCGTGCTGCACGAAACCGGCCTTCCAGATGAACAGGGTCGGGGACCACTCGGTGTCGATGAAGGGTGCGCCGCGCTGGTTGAGGAGCTTCGGCTCGGTGAAGATCTGGATCGCACCCACGCAGGTGAACAGAACGGTCATGACGATCGCGGAGGCGATCATCGGCACCTTGATCTGCAGAGCCGTGCGCAGTGCCCCGGCACCGTCCACGACGGCCGCTTCGATCACTTCGCGCGGAACGGCCTGCAGGGCGGCGTAGAAGATGACCATGTTGTAGCCCATCCACTGCCAGGCGCTCAGATTGACCAGTGACCCGAGCACATGATCGTTGCGATAGAAGTCCCAGGAACCGCCGAACGCACCGATCCATTCGAGCACCGGGCTCAGTCCCGGTGTGTACAGGTAGATCCAGATGATCGAAGCGATCAGTCCGGGGATCGCGTGCGGCAGGAACAGGGCGAGCTGGAAGAGGCGCTTGGCGCGGGCGAGGGCCGAATCGACCAGGAGGGCCAGGGCGAGGGAGCCGCCGATCATGACCGGGATGTACAGGGCGCAGTAGAGCGCGATGTGCGCGAAAGAGGCACGGAAGCCGGTGTCGGCCAGGGCTTTGGTGTAGTTGCCGAAGCCGGCGAAGACCCGCTCGGTGCCGCCGAACCCGAGCCCGGAGGAGCGCTCTTGGAACAGGCTCATCCACACGGCGTAGCCGATGGGGGCCGCCATGACCACGCCGAACAGCACGAAGAACGGTGTGATGAGCAGGGCGGCCGTACGCCGCTCACTGCGCCGGAGGCGGGAGGCGTTCGGGGGCTGGGCCAGGGGTGGGGCCACGGCGGCTCCTTGGTGGGAGGGGCGAGAGAAGGCAGATGGTGGAGGTAGACGTGGAGAGGGGGGAGGGGGAGGGGGACCGGAGGCGCCGATCGCCCTCCCCGCCCTGCCCCGCTCCTCACTCCGCGAGCTTGAGACCCCGCTCCGTGATGCCGGACTCGGCCTTCCGCTGCCCCGCCTCGATGCCCTCGGTGAAGCCCGACTTGGCGGTCTCGTCCTGGATGGCCGTGTAGACGTCCATCTGGTTCGGGCCCCAGGTCCAGCCGGGGACGATGGTGTCGACCTGTTCGGAGGCGAGGGCGTAGAGGTTCTGGCCGCCCAGGTACGCGGTGTCGAACTTGGCGGCGGCCACCTCGCGCATCTCGGGGTTGGCCGGGAGGGCGCTGCTGGGTGAGTCGAGGTCGGCGAGCCGGGCCTCGACGCCGGCCTTGTTCGTGGTCAGCCAGGTGATGAACTCGGCGGCGGCCTCGGCGTGTTCGCTGCCTTTGAGGACGCCGTAGGAGGTGCCGCCGTAGTTGCCGCTGGCGGCGGTGCCCCAGTGCGGCATGGGCGCGGCGGCCCACTTGCCCTGCTGGTCGGGCATGGCGGTCTTCATGCCGCCGGCGGACCAGGAGGCGCCGAGGAAGGAGAGGGTCTTGCCGGAGGTGCGGGCCTTGGTCTCCTCGGGGCTGTAGGCGGTGAAGGACTGCACGAGGTCGTTCTCGATCAGGCTGTCCCAGTAGCCGGCGACCTTGTTGCTCGCGGTGTCGTTGACGGCGGGCTTCCACGCGTTGCCCTCGGTGGAGAACCACTTCCCGCCCGCCTGCCAGGACAGTGCCGCCAGCAGCGCCGGGTCGCTCTTCGGCATGGAGGCGAGCCGGACGTTCTTGTCCTGCTTCTTGACCTTCTCGGCAGCCTTCCTGAACTCGTCCCAGGTCTTGGGGACTTCGATGCCGTACTTCTTGAACAGGTCGGTGCGGTAGTAGTACAGCTGCGGCGCGGCGTCGTACGGCACGCTCCAGGTCTTGCCGCCGAAGGTCACGAGATCCTGGATCGATTGCGGGAACTTCGTCTTGACCGTTTCACCGGCGTACTCGCTCAAGTCGATCAGATTGCCCTGGCTCGCGAACTCGGGAACCATCTGGTACTCGATCGTGGCCACATCGGGCGCGTTGCCCGCCTTCACCGCGTTGGCGAGCTTGCTGTAGCCCTCGGTGCCGCTCGGTATCTCGGTGAACTCCACATTGATGTCCTTGTGCGTCCTGTTGAACGCCTCCACGGTCGACTTGGCCCCGAGCGTCCAGGTCCAGTAGGTGAGCGTGACCGGCTTGCCTGCTGCGGCGGTGCCGGTCGAGTCACCGTCGCCGCCGCAGGCTGTGGCGAGCAGGCCGAGCGCGGCCACGGCGGCGACGGCGGTCGTGGCGGTGGTGCGGAACGAACGTGAAGTGCGTGTCATTGCACGTCTCCTACGAGACCTCGTACGGGCAGAGGCGGTCGCAGGACATCCTTTGTGCGCACACGATCAGAGTCAAGAGCGTTCGCGCGAAACAATCAAAACGATCGTCGATCGCTCATCGGGCGATCGGTTCACCGCCGCAGGACGAGCGAACCCTCAACTCCGGGAGCAGGTCGAGGTGTTGGCGCGGGCCCGGTTCCCGTCCGCTCCGGCGCTCCGCGAGGCGCTCCAGCAGCAGCTTGGCGGACAGCTCCCCCACCGCGCGTGTGGGGGGCCCGACGGCGGTGAGCGGTACGTCGGAGAGGCCGGCCACCT of the Streptomyces sp. T12 genome contains:
- a CDS encoding carbohydrate ABC transporter permease, encoding MSALTHDTAPATKPPATPRPTTTAHHRTTPNALLSKAVVNGLLIIAAGYTLLPVTWLLFAATKNHRDLFATPGFAFGDFNLLANLRHVLTFNDGIYLRWFGNSVLYSVVGSAASTLICVATGYAFDKYDFKGKEKLFGLVLGGVLVPTTVIQLPMYLLATKADIVNTYWALLLPALVNPFGVYLARVFSEGHVPNEVLEAARVDGAGELRTFARISLPMLAPGFMTIFLFSFTASWNNFFGALVMLNDEQLYPVNLGLFMWNSVTQQQPEFYSLVITGSLVSVTPLIVAFVCLQRFWRSGLTAGAVK
- a CDS encoding hydroxyacid dehydrogenase, whose protein sequence is MTTPPPTPVPEGTLLNTTPRPHTVLAMGAEIHRQLLAEKALDRLHRVALVDITTTVTDLTTVTDLTSADPYQLARAEVLFTHWGAPLLTEDALHRMPRLRAVVHAAGSVKHHITDAVWRRGITVSSAAAANALPVAEFTLAAILFANKRVLDAARAYATERTRPDLLPHYSRYGNYHRTVGIVGASRIGRRVIDLLRPLDLDILLHDPYLDPERVRALGAAHVGLDELVRRSDVVSIHAPQLPETHHMFDARRIALLKDGATLVNTARGSLVDTDALTAHLVTGRIHAVLDVTEPEVPPADSPLYSLPNVLLTPHIAGSLGNELGRMTDCAVDEVARYAQGLPFAYEVAPEELTRSA
- a CDS encoding carbohydrate ABC transporter permease, which codes for MAAPIGYAVWMSLFQERSSGLGFGGTERVFAGFGNYTKALADTGFRASFAHIALYCALYIPVMIGGSLALALLVDSALARAKRLFQLALFLPHAIPGLIASIIWIYLYTPGLSPVLEWIGAFGGSWDFYRNDHVLGSLVNLSAWQWMGYNMVIFYAALQAVPREVIEAAVVDGAGALRTALQIKVPMIASAIVMTVLFTCVGAIQIFTEPKLLNQRGAPFIDTEWSPTLFIWKAGFVQHDYGLAAAASLMLAALGVVLSYLVTRLGNRWKAATS
- a CDS encoding ABC transporter substrate-binding protein; translation: MTRTSRSFRTTATTAVAAVAALGLLATACGGDGDSTGTAAAGKPVTLTYWTWTLGAKSTVEAFNRTHKDINVEFTEIPSGTEGYSKLANAVKAGNAPDVATIEYQMVPEFASQGNLIDLSEYAGETVKTKFPQSIQDLVTFGGKTWSVPYDAAPQLYYYRTDLFKKYGIEVPKTWDEFRKAAEKVKKQDKNVRLASMPKSDPALLAALSWQAGGKWFSTEGNAWKPAVNDTASNKVAGYWDSLIENDLVQSFTAYSPEETKARTSGKTLSFLGASWSAGGMKTAMPDQQGKWAAAPMPHWGTAASGNYGGTSYGVLKGSEHAEAAAEFITWLTTNKAGVEARLADLDSPSSALPANPEMREVAAAKFDTAYLGGQNLYALASEQVDTIVPGWTWGPNQMDVYTAIQDETAKSGFTEGIEAGQRKAESGITERGLKLAE
- a CDS encoding HAD-IA family hydrolase, which translates into the protein MTDQTAIANEQSKKGTSVQTSTHRVLVVGIDGVRLDVLNRLPTPHLDALAAEGFLTPVEVDADTPTMSGPCWATVVTGVTVAQHGVWSNDFTGHRLDVFPDFATRLAEDGRRTFVAAGWRPLMQAHGGGPLFRAPSRTAYVSPTADTPEAWEHCDEQITDAAARILADAADETVASFVYLGAPDETAHVLGCGEAYEHAIRRADARLGQLLTAVRSRTTYADEHWTFLVVTDHGHVDAGGHGGRTPEERTAWLAAAGPGIGGSAPRPLRHADVAAQAFAALGRHPDRHWTLDGRPFAAAPHAVLLDMDGTLVDTESLWLRTVRETAPRIGTDDLFDVLGRSAAEAAAHLQPLTGGDPNALAADLEARFLTAVQREATPLPGALELLDLLQESDIPAALVSASSRPVMAAVLKTLGADRFRTTVAEGETPRTKPAADPYLAAARTLGVDPAACLAVEDSPTGVAAAEAAGCRVLAVPSYAPIEPGPRRTVRRGLAGIGRQELWSAGL